The following proteins come from a genomic window of Rutidosis leptorrhynchoides isolate AG116_Rl617_1_P2 chromosome 10, CSIRO_AGI_Rlap_v1, whole genome shotgun sequence:
- the LOC139872096 gene encoding ras-related protein Rab2BV, with product MANRVDHEYDYLFKIVLIGDSGVGKSNILSRFTRNEFCLESKSTIGVEFATRTLQVDGKTVKAQIWDTAGQERYRAITSAYYRGAVGALLVYDITKSQTFDNVSRWLRELRDHADSNIVIMMAGNKSDLNHLRAVAEQDGQSLAEKEGLSFLETSALEAKNVEKAFQTVLTEIYHVISKKALAAKEANGGNSALPGQGTTINVGDSSVNTKRGCCST from the exons ATGGCAAATAGAGTAGATCATGAGTACGATTATTTATTTAAGATCGTGTTGATTGGCGATTCAGGTGTTGGTAAATCAAATATTCTGTCTAGGTTTACAAGGAATGAATTCTGTTTGGAATCTAAATCGACAATTGGAGTTGAATTTGCTACTAGAACTCTTCAG GTTGATGGAAAGACAGTGAAGGCTCAAATTTGGGACACGGCTGGTCAAGAGAGATATAGAGCCATAACTAGTGCATACTATAGAGGTGCAGTTGGAGCCCTTCTCGTGTATGACATCACCAAAAGTCAAACCTTTGACAACGTCTCAAGATGGTTACGTGAACTGAGAGACCATGCAGACTCCAACATCGTCATCATGATGGCTGGAAACAAATCCGATTTGAACCATCTGCGAGCTGTGGCTGAACAAGATGGTCAATCTCTGGCCGAAAAAGAAGGTCTTTCGTTTCTTGAAACATCAGCACTTGAAGCAAAGAATGTTGAAAAAGCATTTCAAACTGTTTTAACCGAAATATATCATGTAATTAGCAAAAAGGCGTTGGCAGCCAAAGAAGCAAATGGTGGTAATAGTGCTTTACCTGGTCAAGGAACCACCATTAATGTTGGTGATTCGTCTGTGAACACAAAGAGGGGTTGTTGTTCAACTTGA